The sequence CTCGGCGTGGGCCGGCGGAATGACATAGCGTTCCTCGTACTTGGCGATGGCCAGCAGCCGGTACATCTCCTCCATCTGCGGCCCGCTCATGCCCACCGCTTCGGTGATCGACTCGTCGCGGCGATCGGACATGGACACCCCGCGCATGTAGGAGCGCATGGCGGCCAGCTTGCGCAGCGAGAGGTCCACCGGGGCGGTGTCGCCCGCGGAGAACAGCTCGGCCAGGTAGCCGATCGGGATGCGCAGCTTGTCGATGGCGGCAAAGAGGTTATCGGCATCTTCGCCGTCATTGCCGGTATTGGTGACTACGTCCACCACCGGGGACAGCGGCGGGATGTACCAGACCATGGGCATGGTGCGGTATTCGGGGTGCAGCGGCAGCGCGATCTCGTAATCGCGGATCAGCTTCCAGATGGGGCTGGCCTGGGCCGACTCTATCCAGTCCTCGGGAATGCCACCGGCCCGTGCCGCCTCGATGACCGCAGGATCGTGCGGATCAAGCAGCACGCCGCGCTGGGCGTCAAGCAGATCGTGCTCGTCTTCGACGCTGGCGGCCGCGGCTACCGCGTCGGCATCGTAGAGCACCAGGCCCAGGTAGCGCAGGCGTCCCACGCAGGTTTCGGCGCAGACCGTGGGCAGGCCCACCTCGATGCGCGGGTAGCAGAACGTGCACTTCTCGGCTTTGCCCGTGCGGTGGTTGAAATACACCTTCTTGTACGGGCAACCCGAAACGCACATGCGCCAGCCGCGGCAGGCGTCCTGGTCCACCAGCACGATGCCGTCCTCGGCGCGCTTGTACATCGCACCCGAAGGGCAAGAAGCGACGCAGGAAGGGTTCAGGCAGTGCTCGCAGATGCGCGGCAGGTAGAACATGAAGGCCTTCTCGTACTCGGCCTTCACCTCTTCGCTCATCTTGGCCAGCAGCGGGTCCTGGTCCATGGTCTCCAGCGAACCGCCCAGGTTGTCATCCCAATTGGCGGACCAGCCGA comes from Glutamicibacter arilaitensis Re117 and encodes:
- the narH gene encoding nitrate reductase subunit beta; this translates as MKVMAQMSMVMNLDKCIGCHTCSVTCKQAWTNRTGVEYVWFNNVETRPGVGYPRTYEDQEKWRGGWTLNKRGRLTLRDGGRFKKLSRIFSNPKLPEIHDYYEPWTYDYDMLLNSPSGEHTPVATPKSLLTGKDMKIGWSANWDDNLGGSLETMDQDPLLAKMSEEVKAEYEKAFMFYLPRICEHCLNPSCVASCPSGAMYKRAEDGIVLVDQDACRGWRMCVSGCPYKKVYFNHRTGKAEKCTFCYPRIEVGLPTVCAETCVGRLRYLGLVLYDADAVAAAASVEDEHDLLDAQRGVLLDPHDPAVIEAARAGGIPEDWIESAQASPIWKLIRDYEIALPLHPEYRTMPMVWYIPPLSPVVDVVTNTGNDGEDADNLFAAIDKLRIPIGYLAELFSAGDTAPVDLSLRKLAAMRSYMRGVSMSDRRDESITEAVGMSGPQMEEMYRLLAIAKYEERYVIPPAHAEQAHDLEEMGCSLDFEGGPGMGGAGPFGSSSGESVPVAVENFQSLKNRQTSDRPSTPGRVNLLNWDGNGTPEGLFPPEDGK